In Novosphingobium sp. MMS21-SN21R, a single genomic region encodes these proteins:
- a CDS encoding NUDIX hydrolase: MSLEEEYRDHPEQIRWEGRYIVAKTRGRWEYVGRNRNIKAAVILAIDDGHVILVEQFRVPLGRPCIELPAGLIGDEAGAENEDAAVAAARELEEETGYRPGRVESLGEFHSSPGMVTEAYTLFRAHDLEKVSAGGGVEGEGITVHRIALTEIEHFLAAKRTEGYAIDTRMLLLLSPGIMG; encoded by the coding sequence ATGAGCCTTGAGGAAGAGTACCGCGACCACCCTGAGCAGATCCGCTGGGAGGGCCGCTACATCGTCGCCAAGACGCGCGGGCGGTGGGAATATGTCGGGCGTAACCGCAATATAAAGGCGGCGGTGATCCTGGCGATCGATGATGGCCATGTGATCCTGGTCGAACAGTTCCGCGTGCCCTTGGGCCGTCCATGTATCGAACTGCCCGCCGGGCTGATCGGCGACGAGGCGGGCGCGGAAAACGAGGACGCAGCGGTGGCTGCCGCGCGCGAGCTTGAGGAAGAGACCGGCTACCGTCCGGGCCGGGTCGAATCGCTCGGCGAGTTCCATTCCTCGCCCGGCATGGTCACCGAGGCCTACACGCTGTTCCGCGCGCACGATCTGGAAAAAGTTTCCGCAGGCGGCGGCGTGGAAGGTGAAGGCATCACCGTGCACCGGATTGCCCTTACGGAAATCGAACACTTCCTCGCGGCCAAGCGCACCGAGGGCTATGCCATCGATACGCGGATGCTGCTGCTGCTGTCGCCTGGCATCATGGGCTGA
- a CDS encoding hydrolase — protein sequence MQQISTTEQRLMDRIDAAAMLAQVELWCEINTGTGNLPGLAQQWDLLAEAFAALPGAVHKVEPAPVTAIAADGSEIATANGAHLVVSVRPDAPRRFLLTGHMDTVFPPAHPFQTLRWLDGETLNGPGVADMKGGIAVILAALGAFEASPAAASVGYDVMINADEETGSLSSAALIAELARGKAAALTYEPSALPDGTLAGERPGSGNYSAIITGRSAHAGRNPQDGRNAILAAADLALRLKALEEPGLSVNPARIDGGSANNVVPDHAVLRFNVRPRLPDLAQRFDASLREAIRVIEKLHDVSIHLHGGVSRPPKPLTEDATALFGLVRECGAALGQQIRWQASGGVCDGNNIAACGVPVVDTMGVRGGAIHSAEEYLIVPSLAERAALSALVLHRLSGGS from the coding sequence ATGCAACAGATTTCAACGACCGAACAGCGCCTGATGGACAGGATCGACGCCGCCGCCATGCTGGCGCAGGTGGAACTGTGGTGCGAAATCAATACCGGCACCGGCAACCTGCCCGGCCTTGCGCAGCAGTGGGATCTGCTGGCCGAGGCTTTCGCAGCGCTGCCGGGTGCAGTGCACAAGGTCGAGCCTGCGCCCGTCACCGCCATCGCTGCCGACGGCAGCGAGATCGCAACGGCCAATGGCGCACATCTGGTGGTTTCGGTGCGTCCGGATGCGCCGCGCCGATTCCTGCTGACGGGGCACATGGACACGGTGTTCCCGCCCGCTCACCCGTTTCAGACGCTCCGTTGGCTGGATGGCGAAACGCTGAACGGCCCTGGCGTTGCCGACATGAAGGGCGGCATCGCGGTGATCCTTGCCGCGCTCGGTGCATTCGAGGCCAGCCCTGCAGCGGCATCGGTCGGCTATGACGTGATGATCAATGCGGACGAGGAGACGGGGAGCCTGTCCTCCGCCGCGCTGATTGCCGAACTGGCCCGGGGCAAGGCGGCGGCGCTGACCTATGAGCCGTCCGCCCTGCCCGATGGAACCTTGGCAGGCGAGCGCCCCGGCAGCGGCAATTACAGCGCGATCATCACCGGGCGCTCGGCCCACGCGGGGCGCAATCCGCAGGACGGGCGCAACGCCATTCTCGCCGCCGCCGATCTCGCACTGCGGCTGAAGGCGCTGGAGGAGCCGGGGCTTTCGGTAAACCCGGCCCGGATCGACGGGGGCAGCGCGAACAATGTCGTGCCCGATCACGCCGTGCTGCGCTTCAACGTGCGCCCGCGCCTGCCCGACCTGGCGCAGCGCTTCGATGCTTCGCTGCGTGAGGCCATCCGCGTGATCGAGAAGCTGCACGATGTCTCGATTCACCTCCACGGCGGGGTTTCGCGCCCGCCCAAGCCACTGACCGAAGATGCCACCGCGCTGTTCGGGCTGGTGCGCGAATGCGGCGCGGCTTTGGGTCAACAGATCCGCTGGCAGGCCTCGGGCGGGGTCTGCGACGGCAACAACATCGCCGCCTGCGGGGTGCCGGTGGTCGACACGATGGGCGTGCGCGGCGGGGCGATCCATTCGGCGGAAGAATATCTGATCGTGCCTTCGCTGGCCGAGCGGGCGGCCCTGTCCGCGCTCGTCCTGCACAGGCTCTCTGGGGGAAGCTGA
- a CDS encoding SDR family oxidoreductase: MGRVQGKKALVTGAAQGLGAAHAWMLAREGAQVLLTDINGDGAKGTAEAIDAELGRGTAFAMRHDVTSPDDWDRAIALAAEKMGGLSVLVNNAGVGVRGNIETCTLEEWHRGFAINVDSVFLGCQKALPLLRDNQPASIVNISSIAGLIASDTMPGYNASKAAVWMLSKSVALYCAKRGWDIRCNSVHPTFVDTPILDGISANAGLDKAVVMGKLARQIPLGRVGVPDDIAAGVLYLASDESRFMTGAELKLDGGISAM, translated from the coding sequence ATGGGCAGAGTTCAGGGCAAGAAGGCGCTTGTTACAGGCGCGGCGCAGGGGCTTGGCGCGGCGCATGCGTGGATGCTCGCCCGCGAAGGCGCACAGGTTCTGCTGACCGACATCAACGGCGATGGTGCCAAAGGAACCGCCGAAGCGATTGATGCCGAACTCGGGCGTGGCACCGCGTTTGCTATGCGCCACGATGTGACCAGCCCCGACGACTGGGACAGGGCTATCGCGCTCGCCGCCGAGAAAATGGGCGGCCTTTCCGTGCTGGTAAACAACGCGGGCGTGGGCGTGCGCGGCAATATCGAGACTTGCACGCTGGAGGAATGGCATCGCGGCTTTGCCATCAACGTCGACAGTGTTTTCCTCGGCTGCCAGAAGGCCCTGCCCTTGCTGCGCGACAACCAGCCCGCCTCGATCGTCAACATCAGTTCGATCGCCGGGCTGATCGCGTCCGACACCATGCCCGGCTACAACGCCAGCAAGGCGGCGGTGTGGATGCTGTCGAAATCGGTTGCACTCTATTGCGCCAAACGCGGCTGGGACATCCGCTGCAATTCGGTCCACCCGACCTTCGTGGACACACCAATCCTCGACGGCATCAGCGCCAATGCGGGCCTTGATAAGGCCGTGGTCATGGGCAAGCTTGCCCGCCAGATCCCGCTAGGCCGCGTCGGCGTGCCCGATGACATCGCGGCGGGCGTCCTCTACCTCGCCAGCGACGAGAGCCGCTTCATGACCGGGGCTGAGCTGAAGCTCGACGGCGGTATTTCGGCGATGTGA
- the rsmA gene encoding 16S rRNA (adenine(1518)-N(6)/adenine(1519)-N(6))-dimethyltransferase RsmA, producing the protein MTDLPPLREVVNRHGLIATKALGQNFLFDEQLLSRIATVPGKLTGENVLEVGPGPGGLTRALLRAGANVTAIEMDKRCLPALAELEEAFPGQLTVIQGDATKIAPETLFDGPWHVAANLPYNVGTALFTGWLSGQAWPPQWKSLTLMFQLEVAERIIAAPGSDAYGRLAVLAQWRGTPRIAMKVHRSAFTPPPKVMSAIVHVVPGPMPEGVSARMLERVTEAAFGQRRKMLRQSLKGLPGAIDALEVLGIDSQRRAETLDVSEFVAIARVLTK; encoded by the coding sequence ATGACCGACCTTCCCCCCTTGCGCGAGGTCGTCAACCGGCACGGGCTTATCGCAACCAAGGCGCTGGGCCAGAATTTCCTGTTCGACGAACAATTGCTGAGCCGTATCGCCACGGTGCCGGGAAAGCTCACGGGTGAAAACGTGCTGGAAGTCGGTCCCGGCCCCGGCGGCTTGACGCGTGCGCTGCTGCGCGCAGGCGCGAACGTGACCGCAATCGAGATGGACAAACGCTGCCTTCCGGCGCTGGCCGAACTGGAGGAAGCCTTCCCCGGCCAACTGACCGTGATCCAAGGCGACGCCACCAAGATCGCGCCCGAGACGCTGTTCGATGGCCCGTGGCATGTGGCGGCAAACCTGCCCTACAATGTCGGCACCGCGCTGTTTACCGGCTGGCTTTCCGGGCAGGCCTGGCCGCCACAGTGGAAATCGCTGACGCTGATGTTCCAGCTCGAAGTGGCCGAGCGGATCATCGCCGCGCCCGGTTCGGACGCCTATGGCCGCCTCGCCGTACTGGCGCAGTGGCGCGGCACGCCGCGCATTGCGATGAAGGTGCATCGCAGCGCTTTTACTCCGCCGCCCAAGGTGATGTCGGCCATCGTGCATGTGGTGCCGGGACCGATGCCCGAGGGTGTTTCTGCGCGAATGCTCGAACGCGTGACCGAAGCTGCGTTCGGCCAGCGCCGCAAGATGCTGCGTCAGTCGCTCAAGGGCCTGCCGGGTGCGATTGATGCCTTGGAGGTATTGGGCATCGACAGTCAGCGCCGTGCCGAGACGCTGGATGTGAGCGAGTTCGTGGCGATTGCGCGGGTGCTGACCAAGTAG
- the mscL gene encoding large conductance mechanosensitive channel protein MscL, with the protein MGMIGEFKEFISRGNVLDLAVGVIIGAAFGKVVTSLTESVIMPVVGFVSGGKDFTNMFIQLGDLPADFKGDATSYADLKTAGVAMIGYGDFITQIVNFVILAFVVFLIVKGANKVMAKPAPEAPAAPAGPSEVELLAEIRDALRAKG; encoded by the coding sequence ATGGGAATGATTGGCGAATTCAAGGAGTTCATCTCGCGCGGAAACGTGCTCGATCTGGCCGTGGGTGTGATCATCGGCGCGGCGTTCGGCAAAGTTGTCACCTCGCTTACCGAAAGCGTGATCATGCCGGTCGTCGGGTTCGTCTCGGGCGGCAAGGATTTCACCAACATGTTCATCCAGCTTGGCGATCTCCCGGCTGACTTCAAGGGCGATGCTACCAGCTATGCCGATCTCAAGACGGCAGGCGTGGCGATGATCGGCTATGGCGATTTCATCACCCAGATCGTCAACTTCGTGATCCTTGCCTTCGTCGTGTTCCTGATCGTCAAAGGCGCAAACAAGGTCATGGCCAAGCCTGCGCCAGAAGCCCCTGCGGCTCCTGCCGGTCCAAGCGAAGTCGAACTTCTCGCCGAAATCCGCGATGCACTGCGGGCGAAGGGCTGA
- a CDS encoding arginine N-succinyltransferase — translation MTFRIRAARASDLQPLYEMAKLTGGGFTNLPPDRKSLTAKLERAAEGFANEADGDPKDLKDELFVLVLEDSATGEVRGTAQIFTSVGRQWPFYSYRMATLTQHSKELNRTFRAEMLGLVTDLEGSSEVGGLFLHPSERAGGLGMLLARSRYLFIAMHRQRFGDKILAELRGVIDERGGSPFWDGVAGRFFGMSFQEADYFNAINGNQFIADLMPKHPVYIAMLPESARSAIGLPHPSGRAAMRMLEEEGFAYEGYVDIFDGGPTMTARTDRVRSICEAQQTVVGHVKAPEGSGGTIKSLVATGRLADYRCTFAEVAIAADGLVIDPVAAAALSVGVGDTVWHVSR, via the coding sequence ATGACGTTCCGTATCCGCGCCGCACGCGCGAGTGACCTGCAGCCGCTGTACGAAATGGCCAAGCTGACCGGCGGCGGCTTCACCAACCTGCCGCCTGATCGCAAGTCGCTGACGGCCAAGCTGGAACGCGCCGCCGAAGGGTTTGCCAACGAGGCAGACGGCGATCCCAAAGATCTCAAGGACGAACTGTTCGTGCTGGTGCTGGAAGACAGCGCGACCGGCGAAGTGCGCGGGACGGCACAGATCTTCACCAGCGTCGGGCGGCAGTGGCCGTTCTATTCCTACCGCATGGCGACGCTGACGCAGCATTCCAAGGAGCTGAACCGCACGTTCCGCGCTGAAATGCTCGGGCTGGTCACCGACCTTGAAGGGTCGAGCGAAGTGGGCGGGCTGTTCCTGCACCCGTCCGAACGCGCAGGCGGGCTGGGCATGTTACTCGCTCGCAGCCGCTACCTGTTCATCGCGATGCATCGCCAGCGCTTTGGCGACAAGATCCTGGCGGAACTGCGCGGGGTGATCGACGAGCGTGGGGGATCGCCGTTCTGGGACGGCGTGGCCGGGCGCTTCTTCGGCATGAGTTTTCAGGAGGCGGACTATTTCAACGCGATCAATGGCAACCAGTTCATTGCTGATCTGATGCCCAAGCACCCGGTCTATATCGCGATGCTGCCTGAAAGCGCACGCTCGGCCATTGGATTGCCGCACCCTTCGGGCCGCGCCGCGATGCGTATGCTGGAGGAGGAAGGCTTTGCCTATGAAGGCTATGTCGACATTTTCGACGGCGGGCCGACGATGACCGCGCGGACCGACCGGGTGCGATCGATCTGCGAGGCCCAGCAGACGGTGGTGGGGCATGTAAAGGCGCCGGAGGGTAGCGGCGGCACGATCAAGTCGCTGGTCGCAACGGGGCGACTCGCGGATTATCGCTGCACATTCGCCGAAGTGGCGATAGCCGCAGACGGGTTGGTGATAGACCCGGTGGCGGCGGCTGCGCTGAGCGTTGGCGTGGGCGATACCGTCTGGCATGTCAGTAGATAA
- a CDS encoding TPM domain-containing protein, with amino-acid sequence MTRPQGALARAFWQVVAVLFLLIAGAAQAAMPAKPAGPVLDQANIIPDAEEAALGQKLSAYNAQTGRAVVVATVASLDGQEIDTYGTQLGHLWGVGGKSTDQGLILLVAPNERKVRIEVGYGLEEYLPDVLAGRIISGAITPRFKAGDYPGGINAGIDQILTQLNRDPADAKAVAEAAAAAQRETSSSGGSSFAGAIFWVVMIVFFMFVFGRRKQGFAQRRSGIDPGIVLWGLSELARAASDNRHSGGSGWGGGGGSDSGGGFGGFGGGDFGGGGASGDW; translated from the coding sequence ATGACCCGCCCCCAAGGGGCTTTGGCGCGAGCCTTCTGGCAAGTTGTCGCCGTGCTGTTCCTGCTGATCGCAGGAGCGGCGCAGGCGGCCATGCCTGCCAAGCCTGCAGGCCCGGTGCTCGATCAGGCCAATATCATTCCTGATGCCGAGGAAGCCGCGCTAGGCCAGAAGCTGTCAGCCTACAATGCCCAGACCGGGCGGGCAGTGGTGGTGGCGACGGTTGCCTCGCTCGATGGGCAGGAGATCGACACTTACGGGACGCAACTCGGCCACCTGTGGGGCGTTGGCGGGAAGTCGACCGATCAGGGTCTGATCCTGCTGGTTGCCCCTAACGAGCGCAAGGTCCGCATAGAGGTCGGTTACGGGCTGGAGGAATACCTGCCCGACGTGCTGGCCGGGCGGATCATTTCGGGCGCAATCACGCCGCGCTTCAAGGCGGGCGACTATCCCGGCGGCATCAACGCCGGGATCGACCAGATCCTGACCCAGCTGAACCGCGACCCGGCCGATGCCAAGGCGGTTGCCGAAGCTGCTGCCGCGGCGCAGCGCGAAACGTCTTCGAGCGGCGGATCGTCATTCGCCGGAGCGATCTTCTGGGTCGTGATGATCGTATTCTTCATGTTCGTGTTCGGCAGGCGCAAGCAGGGCTTTGCCCAACGTCGCAGCGGGATCGATCCCGGCATCGTGCTGTGGGGCCTGAGCGAGCTTGCGCGGGCAGCGTCGGACAACCGCCATTCGGGCGGCAGTGGCTGGGGCGGCGGCGGAGGCTCTGACTCGGGCGGCGGCTTTGGCGGATTTGGTGGCGGCGACTTCGGTGGCGGCGGCGCTTCGGGGGATTGGTGA
- a CDS encoding malate synthase G, producing the protein MNGRIERSGLQVDVALATFIDSEVLGPLGLDATVFWQGFAALVTHHAPVNRMLLDKRDALQALIDSWHHERKGKPIDMGEYRAFLTDIGYLVPEPDDFTIGTHNVDREIAGMAGPQLVVPVLNDRFVLNAANARWGSLYDAWYGTDALDAPPARPGGYDSERGAAVVRAGRAFLDLTFPLDGSSWADWDGAGLPALCNGDQFAGQKPGSILLCNNGLHVEIVLDRSTPVGSADKAGISDIIMESALTAIVDLEDSVAAVDAEDKLLAYRNWLGLMRGDLVASFQKGGKTLTRTLEADRTWTTPNGETLTLPGRSLLFVRNVGHLMTNPAILLADGSEIPEGIMDAVITSAIGMHDVKGLGTVSNSRTGSIYIVKPKMHGPEEAAFTNDLFNAVEDLLGLDRHTVKVGVMDEERRTSANLAACIQAVRDRIVFINTGFLDRTGDEIHTSMQAGAMIRKGAIKGSGWIAAYEKRNVCIGLAHGLSGKAQIGKGMWAAPDMMHDMMQQKIAHPRTGANTAWVPSPTAATLHAMHYHQVNVFEVQEAVAQEQTPGLDALLAIPLAEGTNWSEAEVREELDNNAQGLLGYVVRWIDQGVGCSKVPDINDVGLMEDRATLRISSQHMANWLLHGVATNDQVMDSLKRMAAKVDAQNAGDPLYEPMAGNWEESYAFRAACDLVFNGEDQPNGYTEPLLHAWRRKKKTAMAKVAELA; encoded by the coding sequence ATGAACGGACGTATCGAGCGCAGCGGGCTTCAGGTTGATGTAGCCCTCGCCACTTTCATCGACAGCGAAGTCCTCGGGCCTTTGGGCCTAGATGCCACGGTCTTCTGGCAGGGCTTTGCCGCGCTGGTCACCCATCACGCCCCGGTAAACCGCATGCTGCTGGACAAGCGCGATGCGCTGCAGGCGCTGATCGATTCGTGGCACCATGAGCGCAAGGGCAAGCCCATCGACATGGGCGAATACCGCGCGTTTCTCACCGACATCGGCTACCTCGTCCCCGAACCGGACGATTTCACCATCGGCACGCACAATGTCGACCGCGAGATTGCGGGCATGGCCGGGCCGCAACTGGTCGTTCCCGTCCTCAATGACCGCTTCGTCCTCAACGCCGCCAACGCGCGCTGGGGCAGCCTTTATGATGCGTGGTACGGCACAGATGCGCTCGACGCTCCCCCGGCGCGTCCGGGTGGCTACGATAGCGAACGCGGCGCTGCAGTGGTGCGGGCAGGGCGGGCGTTCCTCGACCTGACATTCCCGCTGGACGGTTCCAGCTGGGCCGATTGGGACGGTGCGGGCCTGCCAGCGCTGTGCAACGGGGACCAGTTCGCAGGCCAGAAGCCTGGCAGCATTCTGCTGTGCAACAACGGCCTCCACGTCGAGATCGTGCTCGACCGCTCCACCCCGGTCGGCAGCGCGGACAAGGCGGGCATTTCCGATATCATCATGGAATCGGCGCTCACCGCCATTGTTGATCTGGAAGATTCGGTCGCGGCGGTTGATGCAGAGGACAAGCTGCTCGCCTATCGCAACTGGCTTGGCCTGATGCGCGGCGATCTGGTGGCCAGCTTCCAGAAGGGCGGCAAGACGCTGACCCGCACGCTCGAAGCAGACCGGACATGGACCACGCCCAATGGCGAGACACTGACCCTGCCAGGCCGTAGCCTGCTGTTCGTGCGCAATGTCGGACACCTGATGACCAACCCGGCGATCCTGCTGGCCGACGGCTCCGAAATCCCCGAAGGCATCATGGACGCAGTCATCACCTCGGCCATCGGCATGCACGATGTTAAGGGGCTGGGCACCGTCAGCAACAGCCGCACCGGCAGCATCTACATCGTCAAGCCGAAGATGCACGGGCCGGAAGAAGCCGCCTTCACCAATGACCTGTTCAACGCAGTCGAAGACCTGCTCGGGCTGGACCGCCATACCGTCAAGGTCGGCGTTATGGACGAGGAGCGCCGCACTTCGGCCAATCTCGCTGCCTGCATTCAGGCCGTGCGCGACCGTATCGTCTTCATCAACACCGGCTTCCTCGACCGCACTGGCGACGAAATCCACACCTCGATGCAGGCAGGCGCGATGATCCGCAAGGGCGCGATCAAGGGCTCGGGCTGGATCGCCGCTTACGAGAAGCGCAACGTCTGCATTGGCCTCGCCCATGGTCTTTCCGGCAAGGCGCAGATCGGCAAGGGCATGTGGGCCGCGCCCGACATGATGCACGACATGATGCAGCAGAAGATCGCGCATCCCCGCACCGGCGCGAACACGGCATGGGTGCCATCGCCCACCGCCGCCACGCTCCACGCGATGCACTACCATCAGGTCAACGTGTTCGAAGTGCAGGAAGCCGTCGCGCAGGAGCAAACTCCCGGCCTCGACGCTCTGCTGGCAATTCCTCTGGCCGAGGGCACCAACTGGTCCGAAGCCGAAGTGCGCGAGGAACTCGACAATAACGCGCAAGGTCTGCTCGGCTATGTCGTGCGCTGGATCGATCAGGGCGTCGGCTGCTCCAAGGTGCCCGACATCAATGACGTCGGCCTGATGGAAGACCGCGCGACCTTGCGCATTTCCAGCCAGCACATGGCCAACTGGCTGCTCCACGGCGTCGCTACCAACGATCAGGTCATGGACAGCCTCAAGCGCATGGCCGCCAAGGTCGATGCCCAGAATGCGGGCGATCCACTTTATGAACCGATGGCCGGCAACTGGGAGGAAAGCTACGCCTTCCGCGCGGCTTGCGACCTTGTGTTCAACGGTGAGGATCAGCCCAACGGCTACACCGAGCCATTGCTCCACGCGTGGCGGCGCAAGAAGAAGACGGCAATGGCGAAAGTGGCAGAGCTGGCTTGA
- a CDS encoding N-succinylarginine dihydrolase, translated as MPLVEINFDGLVGPSHNYAGLSLGNLASASHAGEVSYPRAAALQGIAKMRHNLGLGLVQGFFAPLPRPNPVLLGALGLHAIDESDAAQRRLRAAAWSASSMWTANAATVSPAPDTADGRCHLTTANLVTMPHRSQEWPDTVRQLRLAFADKAHFAVHDAVPPCFGDEGAANHMRMCAAHEAPGLELFVYGRTGGAFPARQHEQASRAVARLHGLDPARCLFIEQSGEAIAAGAFHNDVVAVANERVLFTHEQAFAEPDATYAAIRAKLPAAEIVVVPASAVSLAEAIKSYLFNAQLLTLPTGEMGLVIPLEAWEMPSVRGWLEGHIASNGPIRRVLPVDVRQSMANGGGPACLRLRVVADPATVDPRFLVDEAKLALLERVVAANWPEQIDPVDLGHETLAASVIAARNALLADLDLAELA; from the coding sequence ATGCCTCTCGTTGAAATCAATTTCGATGGCCTTGTCGGGCCAAGCCACAATTACGCGGGGTTAAGCCTCGGCAATCTCGCTTCGGCCAGCCATGCGGGCGAAGTTTCCTATCCTCGCGCGGCTGCGCTGCAGGGCATTGCCAAGATGCGGCACAATCTCGGGCTCGGGCTGGTGCAGGGCTTTTTCGCGCCGCTCCCCCGGCCCAATCCTGTGCTGCTTGGCGCGCTCGGGCTGCATGCGATCGACGAGAGCGACGCTGCACAGCGCCGGTTGCGCGCAGCGGCATGGTCGGCCTCGTCGATGTGGACAGCCAATGCCGCCACGGTCAGCCCAGCGCCCGATACGGCCGACGGGCGCTGTCATCTGACCACTGCGAACCTCGTGACGATGCCGCACCGTTCGCAGGAATGGCCCGATACGGTGCGCCAGTTGCGCCTGGCCTTTGCCGACAAGGCGCACTTTGCCGTGCATGATGCAGTGCCTCCCTGCTTTGGCGACGAGGGCGCGGCGAACCACATGCGCATGTGCGCCGCGCACGAGGCGCCGGGCCTCGAACTGTTCGTCTATGGCAGGACCGGCGGCGCGTTTCCGGCGCGCCAGCACGAGCAGGCAAGCCGTGCCGTGGCACGCCTCCACGGCCTCGATCCAGCGCGCTGCCTGTTCATCGAGCAATCGGGCGAGGCCATCGCGGCCGGCGCATTCCACAACGATGTGGTGGCGGTGGCCAACGAGCGCGTCTTGTTTACCCACGAGCAGGCCTTTGCCGAGCCGGACGCGACCTATGCCGCAATCCGCGCCAAACTGCCCGCGGCCGAAATCGTCGTCGTGCCGGCGAGCGCAGTGAGCCTCGCCGAGGCGATCAAGAGCTACCTGTTCAACGCGCAACTGCTGACGTTGCCGACCGGCGAGATGGGGCTGGTGATCCCGCTGGAGGCCTGGGAAATGCCTTCGGTGCGCGGATGGCTGGAAGGGCATATTGCATCCAACGGACCGATCCGGCGGGTGCTGCCGGTCGATGTGCGGCAATCAATGGCCAATGGCGGCGGGCCTGCCTGCCTGCGCCTGCGCGTTGTCGCCGATCCTGCCACCGTCGACCCGCGCTTTCTGGTGGACGAGGCGAAGCTGGCGCTGCTGGAACGGGTGGTCGCCGCGAATTGGCCGGAACAGATCGATCCCGTTGATCTTGGACACGAAACGCTGGCGGCTTCGGTGATTGCGGCGCGCAATGCCTTGCTGGCAGACCTCGACCTTGCGGAACTTGCCTGA
- a CDS encoding LemA family protein produces MAASRFSQIAFATVAAASLSACGINSVPAAEEEAKARWADVESSYQRRADLIPNLVATAKGAAASETQILTNVTDARARATSINITTDDLSNPAEFEKFQSAQNQLTQALGQLRTVVENYPQLQSQARFADLMVQLEGTENRINTSRTRYNEAVQAYNTTIRTFPDAIGAKLIHGAKPMVPFKAAAGSEAAPTVNFDMTAPAPAASGK; encoded by the coding sequence ATGGCCGCTTCGCGCTTTTCGCAGATCGCTTTCGCCACTGTCGCTGCTGCCAGCCTTTCGGCCTGCGGCATAAATTCGGTCCCCGCGGCCGAGGAAGAGGCCAAGGCCCGCTGGGCAGACGTTGAAAGTTCGTACCAGCGCCGCGCCGACCTGATCCCCAACCTTGTCGCTACGGCGAAGGGCGCGGCGGCATCGGAAACCCAGATCCTCACCAACGTGACCGACGCCCGCGCGCGCGCCACGTCGATCAACATCACGACCGACGATCTTTCGAACCCCGCCGAATTCGAGAAATTCCAGAGCGCGCAGAATCAGTTGACCCAGGCACTGGGCCAGCTGCGAACGGTGGTGGAGAACTATCCGCAGCTGCAGAGCCAGGCGCGTTTCGCCGACCTGATGGTGCAGCTTGAGGGTACCGAGAACCGCATCAACACGAGCCGTACGCGCTACAACGAGGCTGTGCAGGCCTACAACACCACGATCCGCACTTTCCCCGATGCCATCGGCGCGAAGCTGATCCACGGTGCGAAGCCGATGGTGCCGTTCAAGGCCGCCGCCGGTTCGGAGGCTGCGCCGACGGTGAACTTCGACATGACCGCGCCTGCTCCCGCAGCTTCGGGCAAGTAA